Part of the Nocardioides perillae genome is shown below.
TCGGGCGTGAGTGACGCCGGCCTCGCGGACCTGCGGGTGGTCGCCCTCGGCGGGGGGCACGGCCTGCACGCGTCGCTGGCCGCCCTGCGGCGCGTCGTCGCACTGCCGACGGCGGTCGTCACCGTCGCCGACGACGGCGGCTCGTCGGGCCGGCTGCGCACCGAGCTCGGGGTGCTGCCGCCCGGCGACCTGCGGATGGCGCTCGCGGCGCTGTGCGGCGACGACGACTGGGGGCGCACCTGGTCGCGGCTGCTGCAGCACCGCTTCGGCGGCGACGGCGAGCTCGCCGGCCACGTCGTCGGCAACCTCCTCATCGCAGGACTGTGGGACGTGCTCGACGACCAGGTGGAGGCGCTCGACTGGGTCGCCCGGCTGCTCGGTGCCCGCGGCCGGGTGCTGCCGATGGCCTCGACCCCGGTCACGATGACCGCGCAGGTGCGCGGGCTCGACCCCGCCGACCCGGCGCGGGTGGGGGAGGTGCGCGGCCAGGTCGCCGTCGCCACCACGGAGGGCCGGATCGTCTCGGTGGCGCTCGACCCCGAGCAACCCGCGCCCTGCCCGCAGGCGGTCACCGCGGTCGGCGAGGCCGACTGGGTCGTGCTGGGCCCCGGCAGCTGGTACACCTCGGTGCTGCCGCACCTGCTGGTGCCGCCGCTGCGCGAGGCGGTCGTGCGCGGACCCGCGCGGGTGCTGGTGGTGCTCAACCTCGAGGACCAGCCTGGGGAGACCGCCGGCTACGGACCCGAGGACCACCTCGCCGCCCTCGTCGCGCTGGCGCCCGAGCTGCGCGTCGACACCGTCCTGGCCGACCCCGCCGCGGTCGGCGACCCCGCCCCGCTCGAGCGGGCCGCAGCCGCCCTCGGCGCCCGCCTCGTGCTGGCCGAGGTGGCCGAGGCCCCCGGGGTCGCGCGGCACGACCCACAGCGCCTCGCCGCTGCGTACTCGCGGGTGCTGGGCACCCCGGCGCCGTCCGCGGGCCCCGCTGCGGGTCGTTGACCGTCGTGGGAGGATCTGCGCCATGGCGATGACGGCACAGGTGAAGGCGGAGCTCGCCTCGACGCAGATCACCAAGACCTGCTGCCGGAAGGCCGAGGTGGCCTCGATGCTCCGCTTCGCCGGCGGGCTGCACATCGTCAGCGGCCGCATCGTCGTGGAGGCCGAGCTCGACACGGGCGCTGCCGCGCGCCGCCTGCGCAAGGACATCGCCGAGGTCTACGGCCACCACTCCGACGTGGTGATGGTGCAGGGCAACGGCATCCGCAAGGGCAGCCGCTACATCGTGCGCGTCGTGCGTGAGGGCGAGGCGCTCGCGCGCCAGACCGGGCTGCTCGACCAGCGCGGCCGCCCGGTGCGCGGCCTGCCGCCCCAGGTGGTCTCCGGCGGGGGCTGCGACGCCGTCGCCGCGTGGCGCGGCGCCTTCCTCGCCCACGGCTCGCTGACCGAGCCGGGCCGCTCCAGCTCGCTCGAGGTCACCTGCCCCGGTCCGGAGGCCGCGCTCGCGCTCGTCGGCGTCGCCCGGCGCCTCGGCATCTCCGCCAAGGCGCGCGAGGTGCGCGGCGTCGACCGCGTCGTCATCCGCGACGGCGACGCCATCGGTGCGCTGCTCACCCGCCTCGGCGCCCACGAGACGCTG
Proteins encoded:
- a CDS encoding uridine diphosphate-N-acetylglucosamine-binding protein YvcK — protein: MSDAGLADLRVVALGGGHGLHASLAALRRVVALPTAVVTVADDGGSSGRLRTELGVLPPGDLRMALAALCGDDDWGRTWSRLLQHRFGGDGELAGHVVGNLLIAGLWDVLDDQVEALDWVARLLGARGRVLPMASTPVTMTAQVRGLDPADPARVGEVRGQVAVATTEGRIVSVALDPEQPAPCPQAVTAVGEADWVVLGPGSWYTSVLPHLLVPPLREAVVRGPARVLVVLNLEDQPGETAGYGPEDHLAALVALAPELRVDTVLADPAAVGDPAPLERAAAALGARLVLAEVAEAPGVARHDPQRLAAAYSRVLGTPAPSAGPAAGR
- the whiA gene encoding DNA-binding protein WhiA encodes the protein MAMTAQVKAELASTQITKTCCRKAEVASMLRFAGGLHIVSGRIVVEAELDTGAAARRLRKDIAEVYGHHSDVVMVQGNGIRKGSRYIVRVVREGEALARQTGLLDQRGRPVRGLPPQVVSGGGCDAVAAWRGAFLAHGSLTEPGRSSSLEVTCPGPEAALALVGVARRLGISAKAREVRGVDRVVIRDGDAIGALLTRLGAHETLMAWEERRMRREVRATANRLANFDDANLRRSARAAVAAGARVGRALEILGEEVPDHLKMAGHLRLEHRQASLEELGQLHEPVLTKDAIAGRIRRLLAMADKRAEELGIPDTEASLTPEMLAEEA